The Cognaticolwellia beringensis genome segment ATACTGGCTTGTAGTGGTTTAAACCTGATTGATAGATAATTTATTTATAGTTTTATGTGGAATTCAATTATCTCATACTATTTTTATAGTAGAACCAATAAAAACATGCTTGTTAATATTATGTTCTAAAATCAATCGATTGATGAGTTTTCTGTGTCAGGTTATTTTACAGTTAAAATATTTATGTTGGATTTACTTTTATATCTAGTTGAAATTATTGATTATTGTTGTACTGGCTCGTTTTGTGCACAGACTAGGTTTAATAAGGTGATGTCGTTTCACTTTAAGCATTTACTTTCCAAAACTATTGGAAAAAATTAAAAGGGTATATCAAATGAATTTTAAATTTTTAAATGCCGCTATTGTCAGCTTGGTATTATCAGTTGGTGGTTTTGCTAATGCGGGAGTCATTCTTATTGGCCAGACGGCTGGTTATAATTACTCTAACATTGAGATAGCTTTGGAAACTGCTGGTCATAGTGTGGATTTTGTAGATTTAACTACAACAGATTCTGTATACAATGCATTTAATGCAACCAGCTACGATCAATTTTTCTTGTTTGATGTTACAACAAGTAATTTATTGAGCGGTAACGATTTATCATCTCTTGCTAATTTGCATAACCAACATAGCTCAATTGTTATGGACACACAGTCATATAATTATAACGCATGGGATTTAAATAACGCTAATGGGAATCAGATGTTAGTTAACATAGCCGATCAATTCTCATTATTTGGTGGAGGTGTTTTTTTGGGGACAGACCATGATAGCTGGGCGAAAAATGCAAATGCAATGCTAAGTAGTTTTGGAATGGGTAATATCACCGGTGA includes the following:
- a CDS encoding PEP-CTERM sorting domain-containing protein; this translates as MNFKFLNAAIVSLVLSVGGFANAGVILIGQTAGYNYSNIEIALETAGHSVDFVDLTTTDSVYNAFNATSYDQFFLFDVTTSNLLSGNDLSSLANLHNQHSSIVMDTQSYNYNAWDLNNANGNQMLVNIADQFSLFGGGVFLGTDHDSWAKNANAMLSSFGMGNITGDISGEITWFNAASPIFNGVNPLSWGSSSYGRALTGVHGGQTFTALAGTSSTTFISSSFVDSTSVPEPSTLAIFALGMIGLASRRFKKQS